The genomic DNA GCGGTCGATATCCACTGCATGCCCGGCAGCTATCACGGTGAGGATCGGCCGGGCGACGTTTCGGCAGGCGCCAATTACGATGCCGGCATCTTCGCCACCACCGCCGGCGGGCTGGGTGCGCTGTCGGACGGCGGCGGGCAGGCGCTGGTCGAGTGGATCAGGCGCGAGCGGCCGGGCTGGACGCCGCGTCGCATCCTCGACCTGGGATGCACGGTGGGCCACAATATCGTGCCGCTGGCGCTCGCCTTTCCCGACACCGAAGTGATCGCAATCGACACCGCCGCGCCGTCGTTGCGCTACGGCCACGCCCGAGCGCAGGCGCTGGGGGCGCGCAACCTGCGCTTCGTGCAGATGAACGCCGAGGACATGAGCCGCTTCGACGACGGCCATTTCGATTGGGTGCAGACCACGATGTTCCTGCACGAACTGTCGGGCACCGCGCTGCCGCGCATCATCCGCGAGGGATATCGCGTGCTCGCCCCCGGCGGGCTGATGTTCCACCTCGAGCAGCCCGAATATTCGGACGAGATGCCGCTGTACGAACAGTTCATCCGCGATTGGGACGCGTTCAACAACAACGAGCCGTTCTGGTCCGCGATGCATGCGCTGGACATGAAGGAACAGATGATCGCGGCGGGCTTCGCGCCCGAGAGCCTGTTCACCAGCGGCGTGCGTGCCGTCGTCGATACCGACGTCTTCCCCGAAGCGAAATCGGGCGCGGACGAGGATCATGGCCGGGCGGCCTATTGGCACGCTTATGGCGCGTGGAAGGCCGCATAGGCGGACTTCGCACTAACCGGAAGAACACGGCGCGCGTGCGGACCTGCACGCGCGACAGGAGACAGATGTGAGCGACGACCCCCTCGACTGGATCGCCTTGGCCGGCAAGCGCGCCAAGGGAAAGCGGCCCGACTATTTCGCCGATCCCGCGACCGATCGGCTGCTGTCGATCGTGATGGCGCTGGTCGGCGAAGTGTCGGTCCAGCGGCAACGCGGAGACACGCTCGAACGGCTGCTGGCCGCCAAGGGTATCGTCACGCCCGAAGAGATCGAGGGCTTCGTGCCTGATCGTGCCGCCGCCGAGGAGCGCGGAGTGGCGACCAAGGCGTATATCGCGCGCGTGATGCGCGGCGTGCAGCAGGCGATGGAAGCGATGGCGGTCGAGGAAAAGCCGGTCGAACAGGTCAGCGAGGAGTTGAAGACGCTATGATGCCCCACCGCCAGGTTCGCGGAAAGATCCGCTACACGTCCAAGAAGCCCGAGATGCTCGATCAGGAACGCGGCCGCGAATGGTTCGCCTTCACGCACCACGGCGACGGATCGACCATCCTGCGCGCGCAATGCGAGATCGAGGAGCCCGCACCGACGGTGCTGCGCGACATCATCTACTCGGTCGGCCCCGACGGCAGCCCGCGCAATCTGCATGTCCATCTAACGGTGGGCGACACCTTCATGGGCTCGGGCTGGTTCGACGTGAAGGCGGGCCCCGACGGCGGCATCATCGAGTGCGAGAGCTTCGGCCCGAGCATCGGCCGGCTGTCGCAGGTCGTGCGGTTCGATGGCGCGATCGACGCGCTGGGAACGCATCCGATCATCGCCGACGCGTTCACCACGCGCTGCATGGACCTGTCGAAGGGGCCGCACCGCCGCACGATCCGCGCGTATCTGCCCTCCCCCGATCACCGCGGCGCGACCCCGCCAATGGCGGTCGAGGTGAAGATCGACCTGGAATATGTCGGCGAGGAAAGTGTGACGGTTACTGCCGGCACCTTTGCCTGTCGCCACTTCCGTTTCGTCGATGCGTCCGACGGCGGCATGGGCGGCACGACTCATCCGCATTACGATTTGTGGGTGACGGCGGATGCGGACTCGATCTTCGTCCAGGGCGGCGTCGGCGGCTACATGCAGACGTGGTATGAACTGGTCGAGCTCGACCGGTAATCGCGCCGCCGCGCGTTTGGCATCCCTATCGTAACCGAACAGCCCCCGCCCGCTGATCGCGGGCGGGGAGCAGGGTCATCGCCGTGCGCCCCACGCATCGACGATCGCGTCGCCCGGCGCGACGAATGCTTCGGAACGTCCCGCAAGATCGGAGATCAGCGCCTCGATCGCGTCGATCCGGTACGGCAGCGCCGAAATGTACGGCGTCAGGTGGATCGGCAGCAGCCGCGCATGATCCTGCCCCGCTTCGCCCGCCAGCCAGTCGAAGGCGTCGCGCAGCT from Sphingomonas radiodurans includes the following:
- a CDS encoding class I SAM-dependent methyltransferase gives rise to the protein MKHDVPPPYTAVTRHAVFPEASHDEAARFDFLANLNKYISGSIGAGNKRAYDTRVLPAFRAEHGRDPADRFEIRRAMNKDPWHLFWSALKRNSMEMRQQNGRQMALRQMDELDARVRQFNEGRETLDLDPAVTTPRYQAAVDIHCMPGSYHGEDRPGDVSAGANYDAGIFATTAGGLGALSDGGGQALVEWIRRERPGWTPRRILDLGCTVGHNIVPLALAFPDTEVIAIDTAAPSLRYGHARAQALGARNLRFVQMNAEDMSRFDDGHFDWVQTTMFLHELSGTALPRIIREGYRVLAPGGLMFHLEQPEYSDEMPLYEQFIRDWDAFNNNEPFWSAMHALDMKEQMIAAGFAPESLFTSGVRAVVDTDVFPEAKSGADEDHGRAAYWHAYGAWKAA